Genomic DNA from Cucurbita pepo subsp. pepo cultivar mu-cu-16 chromosome LG13, ASM280686v2, whole genome shotgun sequence:
AAAGGTGTTGTTTGTGGTGTTTGGCATCATGGAAAGCAGACATTTAAAGAAACTCTATTGATGGCTCTCTTGCAAAAGGTTAAAACTCTTCCTATGTATGGTCTGAACATTGCTGAATATACAGAACTGGTCACATGGTTGCTGGGAAAAGTTCCTGATGTTGTTTCTAAGCAACAGAGTTCTGAACTTCTGGACAGATGCTTGACCTCTGATGTAATTCGATCAATTTATCAAACACTTCACTCTCAAAATGAGCTGTTAGCTAATCATCCAAATTCACGCATGTACAATACTTTAAGTGGTTTAGTTGAGTTTGATGGTTACTATCTAGAGAGTGAACCTTGTGCCGCTTGCAGTTCTCCTGAGGTGCCTTACAGCAGGATGAAACTTGAGAGTCTTAAatctgaaacaaaatttaCTGACAACCGTATCATTGTCAAATGTACAGGGAGTTACATAATTCAAACTGTTATAATGAATGTGCACGATGCTCGGAAGTCCAAATCTGTGAAAGTTTTGAACCTGTACTACAATAATCGACCTGTGGCCGACTTATCGGAGTTGAAAAATAATTGGTCTTTGTGGAAACGTGCTAAAAGTTGCCATCTTGCTTTCAATCAGACTGAACTAAAAGTAGAGTTCCCCATTCCAATCACTGCATGTAATTTCATGATTGAGCTGGATTCTTTCTATGAAAATCTACAGGCTTTATCCCTTGAACCTTTGCAATGCCCTAGATGCAGTCGTCCAGTCACTGATAGGCATGGAATATGCAGCAATTGCCATGAAAATGCGTATCAATGTAGGCAATGCCGGAACATAAATTATGAGAACCTTGACTCATTTTTATGCAACGAGTGTGGATACAGCAAGTATGgaagatttgaatttaattttatggcAAAACCAAGTTTTACATTTGATAATATGGAGAACGACGAAGATATGAAGAGAGGTCTTGCTGCAATAGAATCTGAATCAGAAAATGCTCACAGGAGATATCAGCAGCTCTTAGGCTACAAGAAACCCCTGCTAAAAATTGTTTCAAGCATTGGTGAGAATGAAATGGACTCGCAACAGAAGGATTCTGTTCAGCAAATGATGGTCTCACTTCCAGGACCATCATGCAAGATTAACCGTAAAATTGCTCTCCTTGGGGTTTTATATGGTGAAAAATGCAAAGCAGCCTTTGATTCTGTCAGTAAAAGTGTCCAGACACTTCAAGGTCTTCGTCGGGCTTTAATGACGTATTTGCACCAGAAACATACTGATGATGGGTTTCCAGCTTCAAGATTTGTGATTTCTAGATCTCCTAATAACTGCTATGGTTGTGCGACTACATTTGTCACTCaatgtcttgagatattgCAGGTGTTATCAAAGCATCGGAGTTCAAAGAAGCAACTTGTTAACCTGGGTATACTATCTGAGCTGTTTGAGAATAATATTCATCAAGGGCCCAAAACAGCTCGAATACAAGCTAGGgctgttctttgttctttctctGAGAGTGATGTAAATGCAGTGAGTGGGCTGAACGACCTAATCCAAAAGAAAGTCATGTACTGCCTTGAACACCATCGTTCTATGGACATTGCATTGGCAACTCGGGAGGAGTTATCACTGCTCTCTGAAGTCTGTTCTTTGGCTGATGAATTCTGGGAAGCTAGATTGCGAGTTGTTTTCCAGCTGTTATTTTCATCCATTAAGTCAGGTGCCAAACATCCAGCAATTGCTGAGCACATCATTCTTCCATGTCTGAGGATCATATCTCAAGCCTGTACTCCTCCTAAATCTGATACTGTAGACAAGGAGCAAAGGatggcaaaattgacatctgTTTCACAAAATAAGgatgaaaattctaaaaagatATCTGGATCTTCTAGTGGACCTGTTAGCGGGAGTAAGTCTGCTTCTGAATCACTTGAACATAATTGGGATTCTTCTCATAGGACTCAGGATATTCAATTGCTGAGTTATGCAGAGTGGGAAAAGGGAGCATCATATCTTGACTTTGTTAGAAGGCAGTACAAAGTGTCTCAGGTGTTCAAAGGTACAGTTCAAAGACATCGGACACAAAAAGGCGATTATTTGTGCCTGAAGTATGCTCTTAAGTGGAAGCGGTTTGTATGTAGAAATGCTAAAAGTGACCTGTCAGCTTTTGAGCTAGGGTCATGGGTTACAGAACTTGTGCTATGTGCCTGTTCCCAGTCTATAAGATCAGAGATGTGTATGCTGATTAGTTTGCTTTGTGCTCAAAGTTCATCAAGACGATTTCGACTTTTGGATTTACTGGTGTCTCTGTTGCCAGCAACTCTTTCTGCTGGCGAGAGTGTTGCAGAATACTTTGAATTACTTTTCAAGATGGTAGATTCAGAAGACGCACGCTTGTTTTTGACTGTAAGAGGTTGCTTACGTACAATTTGCCAATTAATTTCCCAAGAAGTAAGCAATGTTGAGTCTCTGGAGAGAAGCCTTCACATTGATATTTCCCAGGGATTTATTCTTCACAAGCTCATAGAGCTCCTTGGGAAATTTCTAGAGATCCCTAACATTAGATCAAGGTAACTTCTTTCCTTAAGCATCTTCTTTTTAGACTACTTCTGTTTAAGCTTATATAATTTGATCTTATGCTAGATTCATGCGGGATAATCTACTCTCTGAAGTTCTTGAGGCTCTCATCGTGATTCGTGGTTTGGTAGTACAGAAGACAAAATTGATTAGTGATTGTAATCAGCTTTTGAAAGATCTCTTGGATAGCCTTCTGCTGGAAAGCAATGAGAACAAGAGGCAATTTATTCGAGCCTGCATTTGTGGCTTGCAAATCCATGGAGCAGAAAGGAAAGGGCGGACTTGTTTGGTATGATTAATCTTGAAAACTAGTCAACCAATTAAGGCGCACTCCCTCATAGACTTTTGCTCCCtagtaaatttttaatcttacgggagtaaaataaaaatattagtatCTTCTATGATTTATGCCATATATACTCTAGTAAAATATCCAGATATCACTTTCTAGAAATATGCCCTTACGCTTTTTAATTCATCTATTTTTCTGTTTGAAGTAGTACGTAGATTGGCAGCTTACTTTGAAATATTATGTGCAGTTTATTCTAGAGCAGCTCTGCAATTTGATCTCTCCCTCAAAACCAGAGCCAGTGTACCTCTTGGTTCTAAACAAGGCACACACGCAAGAAGAATTTATCAGGGGATCCATGACAAAGAATCCTTACTCCAGTGCTGAGATTGGTCCATTAATGCGTgatatcaaaaataaaatttgtcaCCAATTGGATTTACTTGGTTTTCTTGAAGATGATTACGGCATGGAGTTGCTGGTTGCTGGAAATATAATTGCTCTTGATTTGAGTATAGCACTAGTCTATGAGCAAGTGTGGAAGAAGTCTAACCAGTCTTCAAGTGCCATATCTAATACTGCATTAATTTCTGCCACCGCTGCAAGAGACTCTTCTCCTATGACAGTGACTTACCGGCTTCAGGTTTGTTTAAATAATCCATGTCCAGTCTTTGTCGGATGATGTTTACCACCCCATGTTTCTTATCTCCTTGCGATGGGATCCTTATATTTGAGTTTCATGTTGAAGAGTTCAATAAATATTGGTTAGAGAAATTTGTCGGTGAGTTCCCTAGTAATACCTCTAATTTTCTTGGGGGTGGATATTATATCCAGGGGCTAGATGGTGAAGCAACGGAACCTATGATTAAGGAATTGGAGGAGGACAGAGAGGAATCGCAAGATCCAGAGTTGGAATTTGCAATAGCAGGTGCAGTTCGTGAGTGTGGAGGACTGGAAATTTTGTTGGGCATGATCCAGGTGTGTGCAGCAGACCTTTAATCATCTCTTTATTTTGTCTTCATACCTTCTTTATTGAGTCTTCTAGTTTTATCACAAAATGGTGGAGCGAtgattgttttaaaaatatatttactgtAGTTCTGTATTTTCACATTCTATTTTAGTCCGTAAAtcacatataatataatatttcagttttcttaatttttcataaaacatcTAGTAAAAACCTGGTCCaacccttcttttcttttttttttagaaaaagagtTATTTACTTGGTGAGTATATGCGAACAAGTATTTGAAGGTAGATATAGTCGGTGCAAGTTTCAAGGTAGATCAAGATTTTGGTCAAACGTTTGCCATAAAATTAACTACAAGGGATCAAATTAGTCTTTTGCTtggaatattaaaataaaattcttgaaaGTTCAATAgctgaaataaaataatacaccGAGTACTAAAATGGAACAAGTGTCGAAAAGTAcctaattagtttttaaatgtACGATTTCCTGGTAAGCGTTCTTACTGATTTAGTACTTCTATTTCAACCCATTGAACCTAAACTTACtgattaaattttagtttataccttaatattcttttttctttgcttttccCCTCCCAATTCTTGTATTTCACTCTTTCATGACTGCCATGACATAAACCGGCATTTTTGTAGTTTCATTTGAAATTATCTTGGTTCTCTATACATGCACTTTTAGTTTACCAACCACATAGGCCTTGCATAGTAAGTGGTTACAAAAAGTTCTCAGTTCGTcgtgaagttttttttttttttttttggtataaatTATCTCCCTTCTAGTTGGAATGTCTTTCTGTAATTTCCTTTGGAAGTATAGTATTTGAAAACTTCTAcagaaaaaaacatgttttttcaaggaagtttaagaatatgattttgataattaaatttactgCAATTCACCCGGCTTAAGCTTTTGGGCTCAATGGTGATTGAACATGGTACTAAGCAAGAGGTCTTGTGTTTAAACAGGAATATCATTCCATATTAATAACCACTTGCTGGCCTTGTATTAGTTTCTATGTCCAGTGAGGGAAAATGTtaagaattataaattaataatactaGCTCTTGGGTTCAGTTACAACTAATGTCAAATTTAAGATACTTCAGTACTCACTTTGCTTGTGGGCTTGAAAATTTGCACCAAGCCCCACGAGTGGGTTTCAATATTATTTGGGTGAGAAATGTTATATTTCAATGTTCACTGGTAATTAAAATGTGCTGCTAATTAGCATATTAGTTGTGCAAgcaaaattatttgtttcatttctctcaagaaaatgaaaaaatcagtttCAAATTCCATTTACTAGATTCTACGCTGCAATGTAGTGGTATATTCGAAGTCGACTTCCTTGCTTCGTTCATTTGTATGTCTACTTCTATATTCAGTTGTATGGATTTCCATTCAATAAGTTTCCAGATTTGGGATAATTAGAGTTAAGCTGTCACTCCCTTTTTGATTTAAAGTCAATCAAACCATTTTTCATGGTCTGACCGTAACTTATTTGAACCAGCGCATATGGGATAATTTCAAGTCAAACCAAGAGCAGTTGGTTGCAGTTCTTAATCTTCTTATGCATTGTTGCAAAATAAGAGAGAACAGGCGTGCTTTATTAAGGCTTGGAGCTCTCGGATTACTTCTAGAAACAGCAAGACGTGCCTTTTCTGTGGATGCCATGGAGTCAGCTGAAGGCATTCTTTTGATTGTGGAGAGTCTAACAATTGAAGCGAATGAAAGTGAAAGTATTAGCATTGGACAAAGTGCTCTTACCATCACCAGTGAACAAACTGGTACTGGCGAACAGGCCAAAAAAATTGTTCTCATGTTCCTGGAGAGATTATCTCATCCTTttggttataagaaatcaaacaaacagcAGAGGAACACTGAAATGGTTGCTAGAATCTTGCCTTACTTGACCTATGGTGAACCTGCTGCTATGGATGCACTCATCCAACATTTCACTCCATACTTGAATGATTGGGATGAATTTGATCGATTGCAAAAACAGCACGAGGACAATCCAGAGGATAAGAGTATCTCTGAGCAAGCTGCCAAGCAGAGATTTACTGTGGAAAATTTCGTTAGAGTCTCAGAGTCACTGAAGACAAGTTCCTGTGGGGAGAGGCTGAAGGATATTATTTTGGAAAAGGGCATTACTGGCCTTGCAGTTAAGCATCTGAGAGATAGTTTTGCTGTTGCAGGACAGGCCAGCTTCAGATCTAGTATGGAATGGGCATTTTCCTTGAAACGTCCTTCCATTCCACTTATATTGTCTATGCTAAGGGGTTTGTCAATGGGGCATTTGGCTACACAGAGGTGTATTGATGAAGGAAGGATCTTACCTGTGCTTCATGCTCTGGAAAGAGTTCCGGGAGAAAATGAGATTGGGGCAAGGGCTGAAAACTTGTTAGATACTCTCTCTAAAAAGGAGGGAAATGGAGATGGATTCTTGGAGGATAAAGTGCGAATGTTAAGGCATGCCACAAAGGATGAAATGAGGCGGCTTGCTTTGAAGAACAGAGAACATATGCTACAGGTGCTGTCTCATTGTACTCCATGATTTAAGAACTGTTGATCTAATATTTTCTAATGCGTTTGCTTATAATTGTATTTTCATACAGTATTTGTTTaacttattattttgttctcctagagatttttatcatttattcaaatcaatttgaaaatgaatttccTTTTGGCACTAGAATTTGAATTAAAGCTCCGTTTCTTTTTGCAGTAGAATTTTCAACTGTCATAGGGTGCAAATTTCTTGAACACATTCCTCGTCATAAACATGTCTTGAAGATAGAAAATATGGAATGGGAACATATTTGTGAGTGGGAAGTTTATGCAACATAAAATTTGCTGGCTTTGCATTGTTTGAAAGTGTGGTTCGATAGGATTGATGTACAATAAGAATAACTATTAAGGTTTTCCGATTTCatgattttgttctttgtttctgtACTTTTgccattttcttgttttgcttACTTTAGATagcatatatattattttttgcatGTTCCCTatgaatttttcatatatatatctatgtaTATATTTCGTGGTTTCTGATTTTAAAACTATCAGTGAAGACAATTCATTTTTGGGGATGATGCAGGTACTTGGAATGGAACTGGTGGCTTCAGATGGTGGTGAACGAATCGTTGTCTCTAGACCAGCTCTTGAAGGTTTGGAAGATgtaaaggaagaggaagatggGTTGGCATGCATGGTGTGCAGAGAGGGCTATAGCTTGAGGCCTACTGACCTGCTGGGCGTCTATTCATACAGCAAGAGAGTTAACCTGGGCGTTGGGATTTCAGGAAGTAGTCGTGGGGAGTGTGTTTATACGACCGTGAGTTACTTCAATATTATCCATTATCAGTGCCATCAAGAGGCCAAAAGGACAGATGCTGGTTTGAAAATCCCAAAGAAAGAATGGGAAGGAGCAACACTCAGGAACAACGAATCCCTCTGCAATTCCTTGTTCCCTGTGAGAGGTCCGTCTGTTCCGTCAGCACAGTATATGCGTTATGTTGACCAGCATTGGGATAACCTAAATGCTCTTGGTCGTGCTGATGGAAACCGACTTCGGCTCTTGACCTATGATATTGTTCTGGTATGGTTCTTGCCTGTTGTCAGTTGTGAATTGTTTCTTAGTTCACTTGGAAACTTTTCCTTTCCTGAATTAGCTTCTCCCTTATTATGATTTAcgttttctgtttttatttttttgttctgtaGATGTTGGCTCGATTTGCCACTGGAGCATCATTCAGTGCTGAAAGCAGGGGTGGTGGCAGAGAAAGCAATTCCAAGTTCCTTCCTTTTATGCTTCAAATGGCTCGTCACCTACTGGATCAAGGGAGCCCATCTCAACGTATTACAATGGCTAAATCTGTTTCAATCTATTTGTCCTCGTCCATTGGAGACTTGCGACCATTCTCTCCAGGATCACAACCTTCAGCTGCTACTGAGGAAACTGTTCAGTTTATGATGGTGAACTCGCTTCTTTCGGAGTCTTATGAATCATGGTTGCTGCATCGCCGTGCATTCCTACAGCGTGGGATATTCCATGCGTACATGCAGCATACTCATAGCAGGTCAACCAATCGCTCATCAGCCAGTTCAACATCTAAAATGGAATCAGGAAGTAATAGCCCAAACACGGAGGCAGAAGAAGCCAATGATTTATTGGCTACCATTAAGCCAATGCTAGTCTACACTGGCCTGATTCAGCAACTGCAACATTTcttcaaagtaaaaaaatcGCCAAATATTGCGTCCTGCCCAAAAGAAGGAACATCTACATCTACATCTACATCTACATCTGCCACTGCAACGGGTGAGGAAAGCGAGACCCAAAACCTGGAAGGTTGGGAGGTGGTGATGAAAGAGCGACTTAACAACGTAAAAGGAATGGTGGGGTTCTCGAAAGAGTTGCTAACATGGCTAGAGGAAATGAACTCTGCTACTGATCTGCAGGAGGCATTTGACGTAATTGGAGTTTTGGCTGATGTATTATCCGACGGAATTAGCCGCTGCGAGGACTTTGTACATGCTGCAATCAATACCGGAAAAGGCTGATTATTCCGACCGACCAGGGGGGTGGGGATGCCTCTGGAGCTGAGCTTTTTTGTTACATGACGACAGTGAATACCACGGGATGTATGGTGTTGTTCAGATCTTTGTGCCATTattggacttttcttttcaaatatggATCTTCATATACACTCAGCTCCCTGggtaatcaaatatatatttctcttcTTACCCCCCCATATTTCTGGTGTTTTACTGTGCccaaatttttattcttttaggCACGTCATGATTATCGATTCTTATTTCCAGCCTCGTTTCAATAATTTGAAGGGGGAAGGGGCCTGCGTGATCGTGATGGattgttcttttaaaattttgaacgaAAATTAAGATCGGTATTTGTATGACTTGGGTAATTCTAATTTATCCAATATCCTCTCGTATTTCAAGTATTCTAATATATCAATGTGTTCTAAAAGATACTAGaagattaaaataacaaagaatGCTTCCCCATTGCCATATAATGTTTGATATAACAAAGAACTGTGTCGCCCACCTAAGTTATTAAGCGAAGATCAAcaatgatttctttttctttcagatTGGGGAAATGGCGAAGAAGATTAGGAAAAGCCAAAAAGAAAGCATCTAAAAGCATTTGATTCACGCTAGGCTAGCAATCCTACTCAATTCCACCTGTTGTTCCTCAATTCTGCTCACAGCTCTTGAAAGATCCATGCTAGCAAGAGACATGTTATTAGCTTTCCCGAGTCGTCTCTGCTTTATCTTCAATATCGCCTGCGAAACTTCGCTAATTAAAGGGCGTTTTCTCGGTGCTTTATGCAAGCATCTACGACCAATATGAGCTAGCTTCCTTGCTTCTTCAAGATTGCATTCTCCAGCTAGTTGGTTATCAATTATTTCATCAATCCCATCGGGGCTCATTCCAGCCTAAGAATCAAGAATGTACTTGGAACTCATGAAATGCATACATTTCAAGGTGAACATTTGTGTACGTGGAGGAAATACTCACGAGATTAATGTAGTCCACTAAATTTTGTTGTGGATGGATGGCTGTGATTAGTTCGAAAACGATTATGCCGAAGCTATAGATGTCGCTCTTCATCGTAAATTTGTTTGTAGCCATGTATGCCGGGTCTATGTAGCCATATGTACCTTTCAGACCAGAATTCCGGCCATCAAAAACTTCTTCCTTTGACAGCCCAAAATCAGCAACCTATAACATGtgcatgaaaatgatgaatgaCAAATAGCGACAGATTCAAGACCAAAGTTATTCTTTAGTTTAGATACTACATTGATCTCTAAGTTTTCCATCTCGTCCTATGCTATAGCCTCCCTCAGCCTTTTGCTCACTTCATCTTTGGAGGCTTTTTCAGTACAGGACTGTTCAAGAATTCATTTCCAAGTGGTGCAACTAACAGCTACAGATATGCAGACATACTTGAGGCTCCTAGACTACCAAAGAAGATCATGTATAGAAGTGATTCTTATTCAGCAGTTTCCCCATTTTTGCAGGTGTTGTGCACGTGTGTGTTCCTCCACGGAGGGAGAGAAATTTAGtgcctttttttaaaaattcattggGTAGTGATAGGGATTTGAACCTctaaaattttggttgatgatatatgtcttttccttttgaactATGCTCAGGTTGAGAAAGAGATAGTCGATAGTCGACATCCCACAAAATATTGCACTACTTGAGTGGGATATCAGTAGTGGGATATCAAACCATAAAGAATGCTCTCTAGAAGCTTACCTTAGCTCTCATCGTATGATCCAACAATATATTGGCAGACTTCAAATCACGATGTATGACAGGAGGAATAGCCTGTTCcagaaaatataaatgaataatcCTACAGCACTTGCACATTGAAACAGGAAAAATGAGAAACTTAGAATACCCCTTCGTGAAGGTACTCGACTCCATGAGAGATATCAAGAGCGATCTGAATCCTCTCATCCCAACTCAACACACGATTTTCTGAATCTGATACGTGTATCACATGAAAATCAAGTAGAAAAAAGTAAATCGGTTTACACTTCAATTGCAAACTATTCTAAACAATTTTCCAGTTCGTTCTATAAATGCAAACATATTTTCCACATTCACAAGAGGACTTGCAGAAGATTGTACTTTCAGAGAATCCGCAAACACAATAATCATAAAAAGATGTCTTGAACTTACTGTAAAGAAGGTTGTCCAAACTTCCATTACTCATGAACTCATAAATTAGCATGTGGCTTCCTTTATCAATGCAGTACCCCATCAAATTCACCAGATTACGATGATGCAATCTTCCTAGTAAACTTACCTGCAGCAAACCAAACAACGGATATTAGTATAAAGTGTTCCCTGATATTCTAAATAAAAGTCAATACAAAGCGTTCGCGCGGGTAATTTCATGGCATAACTggtgaacaaaaataaaaggcaACTGAAATAGTAAGGAGAGGAAATTATGAAGTAGGAAATGGTTAACTTCATCGTCAATTTCTCCTCCATTTTCAGAGAAATGATCCTAAAAAAGGTTTCCTTTACACAAGTATAGCAATATCCTAGAAATATCTGGGTCCTTAATATCCAGTCTCCAAACCAATTTACGTGCACCTCGAGTAATCTCACAAGACAAGACAGATAGGGAACTTTTTTCCTGTTTCTTCTCCTCGAGCCGCACTAGCCCGGCGatcttgaaaagaaaggaactaGTCTACACTGGCAACCACACCCTCCGAATAGTCCTATTTTTTCCTCCACGTCGATAAGGGGCTAAAAGATCTTCGGTGTCACCTTGAGGTAAGCCCACCAAAGCGGGATTGGGATTCAATCGTTTAGTCTTTCGAAATTCGTGGTTTGAGAACTTGATAAAACCATCTAACTCTAAAATATTTAGGTTTAGGAGTTCGTTCTCCTATGGTTTTTACAAAATAGTGTCCTTTGAGGGGGgaaaaagttataaataagatatattAGCAGACGTAATCCATCCTACACTGAAACATCGGATTGGTAAGGAAAGAATACAGAATAACACCCTCACCTCCGTCTGAAACTCTTTTTCACCCTGTTTGGAATCTGAAGCAAGCACCTTAACAGCTAGAACTGCTCCATTGGGCATCTTTGCTTTATATACTGGACCATATGACCCTTGTCCCAAAAGAGTAGTGAAGTTCTCAGTAGCCTTCTGAATATCCCTGAAAAGTATGGGCAAAAGACTAAGTACAGGAACAGATAATTCAGCATAAAACAACGTccatattacaaaaaaaaaaaatattgtccatACTTGTAAGGGTACTTCAGAACACCGGATGCAGAAGCAACTATGTCTTTGTGGTTATGATTCCTCCAAGGGGACCAAGAATCCTTATGGAGCTTTTCAGATCCCGGAAAAGCAATAGAACCAGAAAGAGATGCACTAAATTCAGTACTTGAGTCCAATCCATTTGTTCGAATCTGAATAGTTCCTAGACTACGCTCATTCGTACTTCGCCGAAGATACACATTCTTTCTGTACCATCTTATGACATAAAATACCAGGATAGCAATCAAAATACCAAGTGCCAAACCAACAGAGATGCCAATGATAATTAGATCAGCTCGTTGACCCATTCTTTAATCTCTTAATATATTCAATCATAGAAAACATCTTGCACAATGATAGCTAAAGGTTTAGCTGATCAGCAACCTGCAAAATGTGTATGTAAAAGGCCAATGACAAATAGAACATCCAAGTCCAATATTCAAGAATGATGATAAAATTCACAGACAATAAACATGAGTACGCTATATCATAACATGAAAGGACCAAAATCATTACTCTGCTTCGTAAATCCGTATAAAATCAATGATCTCATTTCATATTCGTAGGCTATGTAAATCGTAGAATCTCTCGTTTCATCAAATGTCAACTACTTTACTGGAAGAAATTTCAGAGAAGGATGAACATTTGGGGGTGAATTCAGAGAGTATCACAAGAGATCACATAGCAAAGGAGTTTTACTCATCAATTTATTCGCGCACTGTTTGATTGAACATGAGGCAGCATCTAAACCAAGAACCGTGAATCAAATAGCACTGCTGGGC
This window encodes:
- the LOC111808553 gene encoding calcium/calmodulin-regulated receptor-like kinase 2 — protein: MGQRADLIIIGISVGLALGILIAILVFYVIRWYRKNVYLRRSTNERSLGTIQIRTNGLDSSTEFSASLSGSIAFPGSEKLHKDSWSPWRNHNHKDIVASASGVLKYPYKDIQKATENFTTLLGQGSYGPVYKAKMPNGAVLAVKVLASDSKQGEKEFQTEVSLLGRLHHRNLVNLMGYCIDKGSHMLIYEFMSNGSLDNLLYNSENRVLSWDERIQIALDISHGVEYLHEGAIPPVIHRDLKSANILLDHTMRAKVADFGLSKEEVFDGRNSGLKGTYGYIDPAYMATNKFTMKSDIYSFGIIVFELITAIHPQQNLVDYINLAGMSPDGIDEIIDNQLAGECNLEEARKLAHIGRRCLHKAPRKRPLISEVSQAILKIKQRRLGKANNMSLASMDLSRAVSRIEEQQVELSRIASLA